The Solanum pennellii chromosome 11, SPENNV200 genome contains a region encoding:
- the LOC107004261 gene encoding serine/threonine-protein phosphatase 7 long form homolog produces MILNTRKCDGKFWDLVNEHPIHPRVLDVIKLSGLYGVYRSHRPVIDRSLITALVERWRPETHTFHFRTGESTITLQDVEILYGLPVKGNAVVGYEPQRSVVDWQNICQRLLGFSPQPQDFKHSSLKVSALNAHLRLQPRLPDLATQDMVNEKARCYMFWMIAGLLLADTSGGLLKLMYLPMLEDITTVGSYSWGSATLAYLYRFLCKASQSSQNEIAGFLPLLQIWAWERVTVLTPQIVAKRDTRNIFPVGLPRGPHAARWYAHFSWTDTTKHVLRVFRDALDSMTEDQFIWEPYSSDIIESLPEYCRVGRDIWRARVPIFCWDVVEVHLPDRVMRQFGLVQAIPSSFAFDATHFNHDRRGRSNTNWELEHAQWLHFWNHIDQYVWNAPILHGSLRYDDPYLIWFRRITRFIIGNPISSPQQQQGYVPNATTYETMVRHIHLMVNKAISLGENPSMEEFYGFRAMVRDEGSNCLAYVQEADRTHVQANYRREEIMSDHLHPPIRRRGKGGVAGRKVRAIERGRVPIEMSEDDQTTQHSQAVLNYEPTNIENVTYTTPQTPQISRNPSLSSLENVFGSNQPQHFDNAPNFVDGDELEDANQGASQGGEPLVKKKRTIIPKLCRTGSHYLNQHGQKNKTKVSVLTKKKGKG; encoded by the exons atgattttgaaCACAAGAAAATGTGATGGGAAGTTTTGGGACCTAGTAAATGAACATCCCATTCATCCACGAGTCCTAGATGTGATTAAACTATCTGGATTATATGGTGTTTATAGGTCTCATAGGCCTGTAATTGATCGTAGCTTAATCACCGCACTAGTTGAGAGATGGCGGCCTGAGACTCATACATTCCACTTTAGGACGGGTGAGAGTACGATCACTTTACAGGACGTGGAGATATTGTATGGCTTACCCGTGAAAGGTAATGCGGTAGTTGGGTATGAGCCACAGAGGTCTGTAGTGGATTGGCAAAATATTTGTCAAAGATTATTAGGTTTTAGTCCACAACCTCAAGACTTTAAACATAGTAGTCTCAAGGTTTCTGCGCTTAATGCACACTTGCGACTTCAACCACGATTACCCGACTTGGCAACACAGGATATGGTCAATGAGAAAGCTAGGTGTTATATGTTTTGGATGATTGCTGGTTTACTATTGGCAGACACATCTGGTGGTCTTTTAAAGCTTATGTACTTGCCTATGCTGGAGGATATCACTACAGTAGGGTCTTACAGTTGGGGTAGTGCAACCCTAGCATATTTGTATCGTTTTCTTTGTAAAGCCTCCCAAAGTAGCCAAAATGAGATTGCTGGATTCCTACCACTACTTCAG ATTTGGGCATGGGAGAGAGTTACCGTCCTTACGCCTCAGATTGTAGCAAAAAGAGATACAAGGAATATTTTCCCTGTTGGTTTACCAAGGGGTCCACATGCTGCTAGATGGTATGCACATTTTAGTTGGACCGACACTACCAAACACGTGTTAAGAGTTTTCAGGGATGCGCTGGATTCCATGACAGAAGATCAG tttatttggGAACCATATTCTTCTGACATAATTGAGAGTCTTCCCGAATATTGCCGCGTTGGAAGAGACATATGGCGTGCTAGAGTTCCAATTTTTTGTTGGGATGTTGTTGAGGTTCATTTACCCGATCGAGTTATGAGGCAATTTGGATTGGTACAAGCGATACCATCTTCATTTGCATTTGACGCTACACATTTTAACCATGATCGTCGAGGAAGATCAAACACAAATTGGGAGTTAGAGCATGCACAATGGTTGCATTTTTGGAACCATATTGATCAATATGTATGGAATGCACCAATCCTTCATGGATCACTTCGGTATGATGATCCCTACCTTATTTGGTTTAGACGTATTACTCGTTTTATCATTGGTAATCCTATTTCGagtcctcaacaacaacaaggTTACGTGCCTAATGCGACGACATACGAAACAATG GTGCGTCATATTCATTTGATGGTTAATAAAGCAATATCTCTCGGTGAAAATCCATCAATGGAGGAATTTTACGGGTTTCGTGCAATGGTGCGGGATGAAGGATCTAATTGTTTGGCATATGTGCAAGAGGCAGATAGGACTCATGTTCAAGCAAATTATAGAAGAGAGGAGATAATGTCTGACCATTTGCATCCTCCTATTCGTCGGCGAGGAAAAGGTGGTGTTGCGGGTAGGAAGGTACGTGCTATTGAGAGAGGTCGAGTACCCATTGAAATGAGTGAAGATGATCAAACCACACAACATTCCCAAGCAGTTTTGAATTATGAACCAACAAACATTGAGAATGTGACGTACACGACACCACAGACTCCACAAATATCAAGGAACCCAAGTCTTTCATCACTTGAAAATGTATTTGGTAGTAATCAACCTCAACATTTTGACAACGCCCCAAACTTTGTGGATGGTGATGAGTTGGAGGATGCGAATCAAGGTGCAAGCCAAGGTGGTGAACCATTAGTGAAGAAAAAGCGTACAATCATTCCTAAGCTTTGTAGGACTG GGAGTCATTATCTTAATCAGCACGGCcaaaagaacaaaacaaaagtTTCTGTGTTGACAAAGAAAAAAGGCAAAGGATGA